Genomic segment of Caldilineales bacterium:
CATGCGGTTGATGAAGCGGGCCACATGGTCGCTGTTGTATTTGGGGTCGGGGTCAGTGGGCCGGCGGAGCGGGCGAAAACGTCGGGGCATGAGAATCTCCTGCGAAACGATTGCGAGGTGGAGACGGAGGACGAAGACAGAGCGCCTATTTCTTGCCTTTGGCCGGGGCGCCGCCCTTCTGAGGCACGGCCTGGCCCTTCTTCTTGGCGCCGTACTTGCTGCGGCCCTGTTGCCGCTTGGCCACGCCGGTAGTGTCCAGAGCGCCGCGGACGATGTGGTAGCGCACGCCGGGCAGGTCCTTGACGCGGCCGCCGCGCACCAACACCACCGAGTGCTCCTGCAGGCTGTGGCCTTCGCCGGGGATGTAGGCGGTGACTTCGAGACCGTTGGTCAAGCGCACACGGGCGATCTTGCGCAGGGCGGAATTGGGCTTTTTGGGCGTGGTGGTGCGCACGACGGTGCAGACGCCGCGGCGGAAGGGATTGCCCTTGGGCATCTTCTTGGTTTTGCCGGTGAGGGCATTGAAGTTGTAACGCAAGGCCGGCGCTTTTTCTTTGCGGGCCACGGGCTGACGCCCTTTGCGCACGAGTTGGTTGATCGTGGGCAAGATCGGACTCCTCGGAAAGCGGAACGACAGGAGGATGGAAAGAAGCAAGAAGGTTGATAAGCAAGCGCAAGTCGGGCGGCTGCCCGACTTGCGACTTTACATCTTAGCAGAGAGGTGCGGGGACGGTCAAATTTCGGGCGCGACTTGGGTGGATGCCGGCTCAGCCGTCGAAGTCGTCGATGCCGTCGATGCCCATGTCGCCATCTTCGCCCAGCAGGGCGTCGAAATCCGGCGCGGGCATGCCGATGCCTGGCGGCAGGCCCATCTCGGCGATGGCATCGCTGCTGAAAGCGCCTTCCAGCACCGCATCCAGGCTCTCGATCTGCTCTTCGGCTTCGCGGGCGGCCGCTTCTTGCATGGCCACGCGCTGGCTGGCGGCCTTCTGCCGGGCGCGGAAGCCGGTGCCGACCGGGATCAGTTTGCCGATGATGACGTTCTCTTTGAGGCCGCGCAGGGTGTCGGTGGCCCCGCGCACGGCGGCGTCGGTCAGGATGCGGGTGGTTTCCTGGAAGGAGGCGGCGGCCAGGAAGCTATCGGTGTTCAACGAGGCCTTGGTGACGCCCAGGAGCGTGAAATCGAAGGTGGCGGGTTGACCGCCTTCGGCCACGGCCCGCTCGTTCTCCTCGCTCAGCACGCCGTGGTCGATCAATTCGGCCGGCAGGAATTCGGTGTCGCCCGGCTCCAGCACGGTCACGCGGCGCAGCATCTGGCGGAGGATGATCTCGATGTGCTTGTCGTGGATGCTCACCCCCTGCGAACGGTACACTTTCTGGACTTCGTTCAGCAGATAGAGCTGGCAAGCCTCGCGGCCCTGGATGCGAAGCACCTCTTTCGGGTTCTTGGCGCCTTCGGTGAGCTGGTCGCCCGCCTTGACGAGGTCGCCCTTGGCGACGCGGAGGCGGGCCGAGGGCGGGATCGATTGCTTCCACTCTTCGCTGTCCTCGCGACGGACGGTGAGAACGCCGTCATCGAAGTAGACATGGCCGGCCATGCCGGCTGCGATCTCGGCGCCGCCGGCGCCGCGCGCGACCACCGTCTGTTCTTGCACACGGTCGCCATCGGCCACGATCGGCGCCAAGCCGGCCGGGATCTCCACCTCGTGGCGCAGCAACCGGGTGTTGGTGACGGCGATCATACGGGTCTCGCCTTCCCAACGGACATCGAAGACGCCGTCGATCTCGCTGATGACGGCCTCGCCCTTGGGGATGCGCGCCTCGAACAACTCTTCGACGCGGGGCAAACCCTGGGTGATGTCGCCGCCGGCCGCCACACCGCCGGTGTGGAACGTGCGCAGCGTCAGCTGGGTGCCCGGTTCGCCAATGGATTGGGCGGCGATGATGCCCACCGCTTCGCCCATGTCCACCGGCCCGCCCCGGGCCAGGTCGCGGCCATAGCACTGGCTGCAGATGCCGAAACGCGCCTCGCAGGTCAACGGCGAGCGCATGTAGAGCTTCTCGACCTTGGCCCGGCTGATCTCGATGACATCGTCCTCCTGCAACATCGTTCCAGCCGGGACAATGATGGCGCCGGTGTCAGGGTCCAGCACATCATGCAGAACCACGCGGCCGATGATGCGTTCGCCCAGGTGGATGCCGGCGTCGCGCGACTCCTCGGCGGTGATCCAGATCCCGGCCGTGGTGCCGCAGTCCTCGCGGGTGATGATCACATCCTGGGCCACATCCACCAGGCGCCGGGTCAGATAGCCGGCGTCGGCGGTGCGCAGGGCGGTGTCGGCCAGACCCTTGCGGGCGCCGTGGGTGCTGAGGAAGTATTCCAGGGCGGTCAGCCCTTCGCGGAAGTTCGAGCGGATGGGGAGGGCGATGATGCGACCAGAGGGATCGGCCATCAAACCGCGCATCCCGGCCAGCTGGCGGATGGGTTGCACCCCGCCTTTGGTCGCGCCCGATTTGGACATCGCGCCCAGACCTTCGCGCGGGTCGAGCAGTTTCTGGACTTCCTGGGTGATGCCATCGGTGGCGTGCGTCCACAGCTCCACCACCTTGTTGTACTTCTCGTCCTCGGTGATGAGGCCGCGGCGATACTGGCGTTCGGTCTTCTCGACTTCAGCCGTGGTGTGCTCGATGATGCTCTCTTTGGTCTCGGGCACGTGGATATCGCTGACGGCGATGGTGGTTCCCGAGACGGTGGCGTAGTGGAAGCCAACATCCTTGATCGTGTCCACCACATTGGCGGTGGCGTCTGGCCCCAGCCGCTTGTAGCACGAGGCCACCAGCCGGTTCAGGGCGCCTTTGTCCAGGGTCTCGTTGACGAAACGCAGTTCGGGGGGGATCTGGTAGTTGAAGATGACGCGACCCACTGTCGTGTCGATCAGCCCGCTGGGTGTTTCCTCGTCGGGGATGATGCCACGCTGGCTGAGGACCTGAACGATGTCGCGATAGTCGCCCGCTTCCAGACCGGGCAGATCGAGGAAGCCACGACGCCCAAGCTTCTGAATCCGGGCGACGATGCCGCCTGCGCTTTGAATGTCGACCTGGCTGAGGGCCTCTTTCACACGGCCGTCCAGCTCAAGCTCCTCCAGGTCGATCTCGTTCAGCCAGCTCGAATAGCGGAACTTGATCGGCGCCCGCAGACCGATGTGCCCCAGCCGATAGGCGAGCATGATCTCGTCGTAATCGCCAAAGACCTTGCCGGCGCCCTTGGCGTCGGGGTCGACCACCGTCAGGTAGTAGCAGCCCAGAACCATGTCCTTGGAAGGGCCGACGATCGGTTCGCCCGACGACGGCTTGAGCAGGTTCTTGGTCGATAGCATGTAGGCGCGGGCCTCTGCCACGGATTCATCCGAGAGTGGCACATGCACGGCCATCTGGTCGCCATCGAAGTCGGCATTGAAGGCCGCACAGACCAGGGGATGAAGCTGAATGGCGCTGCCCTCGATCAACGTCACCTCGAAGGCCTGGATGCCCAGGCGATGGAGGGTAGGGGCGCGGTTGAGCAAGACCGGGCGGGTCTTGATGATCTCTTCCAACACATCCCACACCGCCGGGTCCATGCGATCGACCAGGCGCTTGGCGCTCTTGATGTTATGGGCGAAATTGTGCTCCACCAGCTTGCGCATGACGAAGGGCTTGAACAACTCCAAAGCCATCTTTTTGGGCAGGCCACACTGGTGCAGCTTGAGGTCGGGGCCGGCAACGATGACCGAACGCCCAGAGTAGTCCACGCGCTTGCCCAGCAAGTTGCGGCGGAAGCGGCCCTGCTTGCCTTTCAGCAGGTCCGAAAGGCTCTTGAGCTTGCGCTTGCCGCTGCGGCTGACGGCTCTCCCCCGCCGGCCGTTGTCGATCAGGCTGTCCACGGCCTCTTGCAACATGCGCTTTTCGTTGCGCACGATCACATCCGGCGCGCCCAATTCCAGCAGCCGCTTGAGGCGGTTGTTGCGATTGATCACGCGGCGGTAGAGATCATTGAGGTCGCTGGTGGCAAAACGCCCGCCATCCAACTGCACCATCGGCCGCAGGTCGGGCGGGATGACCGGGAGCACGGTGAGGATCATCCACTCCGGCTGGTTGCCGCTCTTGCGGAAGGATTCGTTCACGCGCAGACGTTTGGCATCTTTGCGGCGGCGCTGCTTGGACTTGGTGGTGCGGATGCTGTGGCGCAGTTCCTCGGCCATCTTGTCAAGGTTGATGCGCTTGACCAATTCGTAGATGGCTTCGGCGCCCATGCCCGCCTTGAACACGTTGCCCCAGCGGTCTTCCAGGTCGCGATATTCGCTCTCGAGCAGGAGGTCGCCCTCGTGCAGGGCCTTCAGTTCCTGCACCTGGCCTTCGATTTGATGCCGGGCGCTTTCCTTCTGGACGGCGATGACATCGTAGATGCGCTGGAGGAGTTCTTCAGCCTCGCGGCGATGATTGTCGCGCTTGGCGGCGGCCAACGCCCGCCCCGCTTCGGCCCGCTGCTTGCGCTCCAGATCCAGGTCGCTGAGGCGGTCTTGGAGCGCCTGGCTGAGCGATTCCTGATGCTGGCGCTGCACCGTCACGCCGTCGGGGATGAGCGGCTCGTCGTGCCAGGGCAGGATCACGGCTTCGTTTAGCTTCTTGCCCATCCTGGCGGCCAGTTTCTCGCGCAATTGCGGACCGATGACCTTGGTCAGTTCGGTGGTGCGCGCTTCCAGATCGGCTTCCGCGGCCTCGATCTCCATCATCTCGGCCTCATCGACCGACTGGATGGCGGCGTCGCGCCCGCTTTCGATGGCGTTGATCTGGCCGCTCAACTCGGCTTCGACGCGAGCAAAGCGCGACTGCAACTCCCGTTCCAGCCGCTGCGAGGCCCGGCTGCGCTGCTCTTCGTCCACCTTGGTGATCACGTACTGCGCGAAATAGAGCACGCGTTC
This window contains:
- the rpsL gene encoding 30S ribosomal protein S12, whose product is MPTINQLVRKGRQPVARKEKAPALRYNFNALTGKTKKMPKGNPFRRGVCTVVRTTTPKKPNSALRKIARVRLTNGLEVTAYIPGEGHSLQEHSVVLVRGGRVKDLPGVRYHIVRGALDTTGVAKRQQGRSKYGAKKKGQAVPQKGGAPAKGKK
- a CDS encoding DNA-directed RNA polymerase subunit beta', whose translation is MEVNNFDAIRISLASPDKILEWSYGEVLKPETINYRTLRPERDGLFCERIFGPTKDWECYCGKYKRVRHRGVICDKCGVEVAASRVRRERMGHIQLATPVSHIWYVKGVPSRLGLLLNISPRNLERVLYFAQYVITKVDEEQRSRASQRLERELQSRFARVEAELSGQINAIESGRDAAIQSVDEAEMMEIEAAEADLEARTTELTKVIGPQLREKLAARMGKKLNEAVILPWHDEPLIPDGVTVQRQHQESLSQALQDRLSDLDLERKQRAEAGRALAAAKRDNHRREAEELLQRIYDVIAVQKESARHQIEGQVQELKALHEGDLLLESEYRDLEDRWGNVFKAGMGAEAIYELVKRINLDKMAEELRHSIRTTKSKQRRRKDAKRLRVNESFRKSGNQPEWMILTVLPVIPPDLRPMVQLDGGRFATSDLNDLYRRVINRNNRLKRLLELGAPDVIVRNEKRMLQEAVDSLIDNGRRGRAVSRSGKRKLKSLSDLLKGKQGRFRRNLLGKRVDYSGRSVIVAGPDLKLHQCGLPKKMALELFKPFVMRKLVEHNFAHNIKSAKRLVDRMDPAVWDVLEEIIKTRPVLLNRAPTLHRLGIQAFEVTLIEGSAIQLHPLVCAAFNADFDGDQMAVHVPLSDESVAEARAYMLSTKNLLKPSSGEPIVGPSKDMVLGCYYLTVVDPDAKGAGKVFGDYDEIMLAYRLGHIGLRAPIKFRYSSWLNEIDLEELELDGRVKEALSQVDIQSAGGIVARIQKLGRRGFLDLPGLEAGDYRDIVQVLSQRGIIPDEETPSGLIDTTVGRVIFNYQIPPELRFVNETLDKGALNRLVASCYKRLGPDATANVVDTIKDVGFHYATVSGTTIAVSDIHVPETKESIIEHTTAEVEKTERQYRRGLITEDEKYNKVVELWTHATDGITQEVQKLLDPREGLGAMSKSGATKGGVQPIRQLAGMRGLMADPSGRIIALPIRSNFREGLTALEYFLSTHGARKGLADTALRTADAGYLTRRLVDVAQDVIITREDCGTTAGIWITAEESRDAGIHLGERIIGRVVLHDVLDPDTGAIIVPAGTMLQEDDVIEISRAKVEKLYMRSPLTCEARFGICSQCYGRDLARGGPVDMGEAVGIIAAQSIGEPGTQLTLRTFHTGGVAAGGDITQGLPRVEELFEARIPKGEAVISEIDGVFDVRWEGETRMIAVTNTRLLRHEVEIPAGLAPIVADGDRVQEQTVVARGAGGAEIAAGMAGHVYFDDGVLTVRREDSEEWKQSIPPSARLRVAKGDLVKAGDQLTEGAKNPKEVLRIQGREACQLYLLNEVQKVYRSQGVSIHDKHIEIILRQMLRRVTVLEPGDTEFLPAELIDHGVLSEENERAVAEGGQPATFDFTLLGVTKASLNTDSFLAAASFQETTRILTDAAVRGATDTLRGLKENVIIGKLIPVGTGFRARQKAASQRVAMQEAAAREAEEQIESLDAVLEGAFSSDAIAEMGLPPGIGMPAPDFDALLGEDGDMGIDGIDDFDG